A section of the Pseudomonas lini genome encodes:
- a CDS encoding acyl-CoA dehydrogenase C-terminal domain-containing protein gives MPEFNAPLRDMRFVLHEVFDAPALWARLPALADSVDAATADAILEEAAKVTSHLIAPLNRSGDEEGAQWADGQVSTPIGFKQAYATYIEGGWVGLSGNADFGGMGMPKMLAVQFEEMLYGANSSFALYSALSSGACLALDAHASDTLKNLYLPPMYEGRWAGSMCLTEAHAGTDLGIIRTRAEPRADGSFNITGSKIFITGGDQDLTENIVHLVLAKLPDAPAGPKGISLFVVPKVLVNADGSLGDANAVSCGSIEHKMGIKASATCMMNFDGASGWLVGEANKGLAAMFTMMNYERLSIGIQGIGCAEASYQSAVAYARERVQSRAPTGAIAPDKVADPIIVHPDVRRMLLSMKAMTEGGRAFASYVGQQLDLAKFSDDAKERDSAQTLVALLTPVAKAFFTDTGLESCINGQQVFGGHGYIREWGQEQLVRDVRIAQIYEGTNGIQALDLLGRKVLADKGFALRQFTGEIRHFAHQPDAPYSAQLFDAVQRLEDLSDWLQDQAATNRNEVGAASVEYLHLFGYVAYAWLWARMAQVAKQKLPEDTGFYGAKIATADFYIHRLLPRILSLEQSIRAGSASLFGLSAEQF, from the coding sequence ATGCCCGAATTCAACGCCCCGCTGCGCGACATGCGCTTTGTCTTGCATGAAGTGTTCGATGCCCCGGCCTTGTGGGCACGCTTGCCAGCCCTGGCCGACAGTGTCGACGCCGCCACCGCTGACGCCATTCTTGAGGAGGCGGCCAAAGTCACCTCACACCTGATTGCGCCATTGAATCGCAGTGGCGACGAGGAAGGCGCCCAGTGGGCTGACGGCCAAGTCAGCACGCCGATCGGTTTCAAACAGGCTTATGCCACCTACATCGAGGGCGGCTGGGTGGGCCTTTCCGGTAATGCCGATTTCGGCGGCATGGGCATGCCGAAGATGCTCGCCGTGCAGTTCGAAGAAATGCTCTACGGCGCCAACTCAAGCTTCGCCCTGTATTCGGCGTTAAGTTCCGGTGCCTGCCTGGCGCTGGATGCCCACGCCAGCGACACCCTGAAAAACCTCTACCTGCCACCGATGTACGAAGGCCGCTGGGCCGGCTCCATGTGCCTGACCGAAGCCCACGCCGGCACCGATCTGGGAATTATCCGCACCCGCGCCGAACCCCGGGCCGACGGCAGCTTCAACATTACCGGCAGCAAGATCTTCATCACCGGTGGTGATCAGGACCTGACCGAAAACATTGTCCATCTGGTGCTGGCCAAACTGCCGGACGCACCAGCAGGGCCCAAAGGCATCTCGCTGTTTGTCGTCCCCAAAGTGCTGGTCAATGCCGACGGTTCCCTCGGCGATGCCAACGCTGTGAGTTGCGGTTCGATCGAACACAAGATGGGCATCAAGGCCTCGGCCACCTGCATGATGAACTTCGACGGCGCCAGCGGCTGGCTGGTCGGCGAAGCCAACAAAGGCCTGGCGGCGATGTTCACCATGATGAACTACGAGCGCTTGTCCATCGGCATTCAGGGCATTGGCTGCGCCGAAGCGTCCTATCAGAGCGCCGTCGCCTATGCACGTGAACGCGTTCAGAGCCGCGCGCCGACCGGTGCCATTGCTCCGGACAAAGTGGCTGACCCGATCATCGTTCACCCCGACGTGCGCCGCATGCTGCTGAGCATGAAAGCCATGACCGAGGGCGGTCGTGCGTTCGCCAGTTATGTCGGGCAGCAACTGGACCTGGCGAAGTTTTCCGATGACGCCAAGGAACGCGACAGCGCGCAAACCCTGGTCGCGCTGCTGACACCGGTGGCCAAGGCGTTCTTCACCGACACGGGGCTGGAAAGCTGCATCAACGGCCAGCAAGTGTTCGGCGGCCATGGCTACATCCGCGAATGGGGCCAGGAACAATTGGTCCGCGACGTACGCATCGCGCAGATCTACGAAGGCACCAACGGCATTCAGGCCCTGGACTTGCTTGGACGCAAAGTGCTCGCCGATAAGGGCTTCGCGCTGCGCCAGTTCACCGGCGAGATCCGCCATTTCGCCCATCAGCCCGACGCGCCCTACTCCGCTCAACTGTTCGATGCCGTGCAGCGTCTGGAAGACCTGAGCGACTGGCTGCAGGATCAGGCCGCGACCAACCGCAACGAAGTCGGCGCTGCTTCGGTGGAGTATTTGCACCTGTTCGGTTACGTCGCTTATGCCTGGCTTTGGGCGCGCATGGCGCAGGTTGCCAAGCAAAAGCTGCCCGAAGATACAGGGTTTTATGGCGCGAAAATCGCCACCGCCGACTTC
- a CDS encoding cation acetate symporter gives MTLLRKLLLAAAGLLPASVVLAAPSLGAVEKQPLNLHAIGMFFVFVLGTLAITWWAARQTRSTSDFYTAGGGITGFQNGLAIAGDYMSAATLLGLSSLVFAKGYDGFIYTIGFFVGWPIITFLMAERLRNLGRYTFADIVSYRLDQNKVRIFAAFGSLTVVCCYLIVQMVGAGQLIKLLFGLDYPVAVVIVGALMLVYVIFGGMIATTWVQIIKAVLLLAGGTTLAFMAMSQFGFSYETLADKAVEAHASGWNIMGPGSMLADPINTASMSLGLVFGIAGLPHILMRFFTVPNAKEARKSVFYATGFIGFFFLVVCTLGFAAMVIIGTDPQYYVNGEVGGTLIGGGNMVAMHLAKAVGGNLFFGFLSAVAFATILAVVSGLALAGASAISHDLYATVFKKGKASEKQEMRVTRMATVGLGIIAILLGILFEKMNVAFLVGLTFGIAASTNFPVLIMAMYWKGLTTKGAIIGGFAGLICALVLVILSPAVWVTVLGHAQAIFPYDHPALFSMPLAFLVIVVVSKLDRSVRADKERDAYADQFVRAQTGLGAASASSH, from the coding sequence ATGACTCTGCTGCGTAAACTTCTCCTGGCCGCCGCCGGGCTATTGCCGGCCTCCGTTGTGCTGGCTGCACCCTCGCTGGGTGCGGTGGAAAAACAACCACTCAACCTGCATGCGATCGGCATGTTCTTCGTCTTCGTACTGGGCACATTGGCCATCACTTGGTGGGCCGCGCGGCAAACCAGATCCACGTCTGACTTCTACACCGCGGGCGGTGGCATCACCGGGTTTCAGAATGGCCTGGCAATTGCCGGTGACTACATGTCCGCCGCTACACTGCTGGGGCTGTCCAGCCTGGTGTTCGCCAAGGGCTACGATGGCTTCATCTATACCATCGGCTTCTTCGTTGGCTGGCCGATCATCACCTTCCTGATGGCTGAGCGCTTGCGCAACCTGGGGCGCTACACCTTTGCCGACATCGTGTCCTATCGCCTGGACCAGAACAAAGTGCGGATTTTCGCCGCCTTCGGTTCGCTGACGGTGGTGTGTTGCTACCTGATCGTGCAGATGGTCGGTGCGGGTCAGTTGATCAAGTTGCTGTTTGGCCTCGACTACCCGGTAGCCGTGGTGATCGTCGGCGCGCTGATGCTGGTGTACGTGATCTTCGGCGGCATGATCGCCACCACTTGGGTGCAGATCATCAAGGCTGTGTTGCTGCTTGCCGGCGGCACGACCCTGGCATTCATGGCCATGTCGCAATTCGGCTTCAGCTACGAAACCCTCGCGGACAAAGCCGTCGAAGCGCACGCCAGTGGCTGGAACATCATGGGCCCCGGCTCAATGCTCGCCGACCCGATCAACACCGCTTCGATGTCGCTGGGCCTGGTGTTCGGGATTGCCGGCCTGCCGCACATTCTGATGCGTTTCTTCACCGTGCCTAACGCCAAGGAAGCGCGCAAATCGGTGTTCTACGCCACCGGTTTCATCGGCTTCTTCTTCCTGGTGGTATGCACCCTGGGCTTCGCCGCGATGGTGATCATCGGCACCGACCCGCAGTACTACGTCAATGGCGAAGTCGGCGGCACCTTGATTGGTGGCGGCAACATGGTCGCCATGCACTTGGCCAAAGCGGTCGGTGGCAATCTGTTCTTCGGTTTCCTCTCGGCCGTGGCCTTCGCCACCATCCTTGCGGTGGTCTCCGGGCTGGCCCTGGCCGGTGCTTCGGCGATTTCCCACGACCTCTACGCCACGGTGTTCAAGAAGGGCAAAGCCAGCGAGAAACAGGAAATGCGCGTGACCCGCATGGCCACCGTAGGCCTTGGCATCATCGCGATTCTGCTGGGCATTCTGTTCGAGAAGATGAACGTCGCGTTCCTGGTGGGCCTGACCTTCGGCATCGCTGCGTCGACCAACTTCCCGGTGCTGATCATGGCCATGTACTGGAAAGGCTTGACCACCAAAGGCGCAATCATCGGTGGTTTCGCCGGCCTGATCTGTGCGCTGGTGCTGGTGATTCTCTCGCCAGCGGTCTGGGTCACCGTGCTCGGTCATGCACAGGCGATCTTCCCGTATGACCACCCGGCGCTGTTCTCCATGCCACTGGCGTTCTTGGTGATCGTCGTGGTGTCGAAACTCGACCGCAGCGTGCGGGCCGACAAGGAGCGTGACGCTTACGCCGACCAGTTTGTTCGCGCCCAGACCGGCCTCGGTGCCGCCAGCGCTTCCAGTCATTGA
- a CDS encoding DUF485 domain-containing protein — MIDIHSTDTRRCERIRSNPKFLQLVSSRSRLAWSLSAAVLGTYYAFMLVVAFAPRWLHAPIAEHRMLTLGMPVGAAIIIFSWLLTGWYVYSANTRFDALGAAILEESK, encoded by the coding sequence ATGATCGACATTCATTCAACCGACACCCGACGCTGTGAACGCATTCGCTCCAACCCCAAATTCCTTCAATTGGTGAGCAGCCGTTCGCGCCTGGCCTGGTCGCTGAGTGCTGCCGTACTCGGCACCTACTACGCGTTCATGCTGGTGGTGGCGTTTGCCCCGCGGTGGCTGCACGCGCCGATCGCCGAGCATCGGATGTTGACCCTGGGCATGCCGGTTGGCGCGGCGATCATCATTTTTTCCTGGCTGCTGACCGGTTGGTACGTCTACAGCGCCAACACACGTTTCGACGCACTGGGCGCCGCCATTCTCGAGGAGAGCAAGTGA
- a CDS encoding acyl-CoA synthetase, translated as MSIYEQGLGPAAVNHIALSPLSFIERTASVYPNYPAVIHGSIRRTWAQTYTRCRRLASALAGRGIGTNDTVAVMLPNIPEMLEVHFGVPMIGAVLNPLNVRLDAEAIAFMLQHGEAKVLITDREFHDVIHAAIGMLDHPPLVIDVNDPEYGEGQAVSDLDYEALLAEGDPAFAWQWPADEWQAISLNYTSGTTGNPKGVVYHHRGAYLNSLGNQMTWAMGNHPVYLWTLPMFHCNGWCYPWIITAMAGVHVFLRRVDPQKILTLIREHQVTHLCAAPIVLNALVNMPESAKAAIDHPVNAMVAGAAPPAKVIGAVEEMGIKVTHVYGLTETYGPVTLCAWHAEWDELPLDERAQIKSRQGVRYPTLEGVMVGDSKTLEPTPRDGQTIGEIFMRGNTVMKGYLKNPTATAEAFEGGWFHTGDLAVCHPNGYVEIKDRLKDIIISGGENISTIELEGVLYRHPAVMEAAVVARPDEKWGETPCAFVTLKADHQDVREADIISFCREHLAGFKVPRTVIFTLLPKTSTGKIQKYVLRDRAKAL; from the coding sequence ATGTCGATCTATGAACAAGGGCTAGGCCCTGCGGCTGTCAACCATATTGCCTTGTCTCCGCTCAGCTTCATCGAGCGCACCGCCAGCGTTTACCCCAACTACCCCGCCGTCATCCATGGTTCCATTCGCCGCACCTGGGCGCAGACCTACACCCGCTGCCGCCGTCTGGCTTCGGCGCTGGCCGGTCGCGGCATCGGCACGAACGACACGGTAGCGGTGATGCTGCCCAACATTCCCGAGATGCTTGAAGTGCACTTCGGCGTGCCGATGATTGGCGCGGTGCTCAACCCGCTCAACGTGCGCCTGGATGCCGAAGCCATCGCCTTCATGCTGCAACATGGCGAAGCCAAGGTGCTGATTACCGACCGCGAATTCCATGATGTGATTCACGCGGCGATCGGCATGCTCGATCACCCGCCACTGGTCATCGACGTCAATGACCCGGAATACGGTGAAGGCCAGGCGGTCAGCGATCTGGACTATGAAGCGCTGCTGGCCGAAGGCGATCCGGCCTTCGCCTGGCAGTGGCCGGCGGACGAATGGCAAGCCATCTCGCTGAACTACACCTCCGGCACCACCGGCAACCCGAAAGGTGTGGTTTACCACCATCGCGGTGCTTATCTGAACTCGTTGGGCAATCAGATGACCTGGGCCATGGGCAACCATCCGGTGTACCTCTGGACCTTGCCGATGTTCCATTGCAACGGTTGGTGCTACCCGTGGATCATCACCGCCATGGCCGGTGTACATGTGTTTCTGCGCCGCGTCGATCCACAGAAAATCCTCACGCTGATCCGCGAGCATCAGGTCACCCATCTGTGCGCTGCGCCGATCGTGCTCAATGCCTTGGTCAACATGCCGGAATCTGCGAAAGCGGCGATCGATCACCCGGTCAACGCGATGGTCGCCGGCGCGGCACCACCGGCCAAAGTGATCGGTGCCGTGGAAGAAATGGGCATCAAGGTCACCCACGTGTATGGCCTGACCGAAACCTATGGCCCGGTGACGCTCTGTGCCTGGCATGCCGAATGGGATGAGTTGCCGCTCGACGAAAGAGCGCAAATCAAATCCCGTCAGGGCGTGCGCTACCCGACGCTCGAAGGTGTGATGGTTGGCGATTCGAAGACGCTGGAGCCGACCCCGCGAGACGGTCAGACCATCGGTGAGATCTTCATGCGCGGTAACACCGTGATGAAGGGCTACCTGAAGAACCCGACCGCCACGGCCGAAGCTTTCGAAGGCGGCTGGTTCCACACTGGCGACCTGGCGGTGTGTCATCCGAATGGTTATGTCGAGATCAAGGACCGACTCAAGGACATCATCATTTCCGGCGGTGAGAACATTTCCACCATCGAACTGGAAGGTGTGCTCTATCGCCATCCAGCCGTCATGGAAGCGGCCGTCGTCGCCCGTCCCGATGAGAAGTGGGGCGAAACGCCCTGCGCCTTTGTCACATTGAAGGCTGATCACCAGGACGTTCGCGAGGCCGACATCATCAGTTTCTGCCGCGAACACCTGGCCGGTTTCAAAGTCCCGCGCACCGTGATTTTCACCCTGCTGCCGAAGACTTCAACCGGCAAGATCCAGAAGTACGTTCTGCGCGACAGGGCCAAAGCGCTCTAA